One genomic region from Anabaena sp. PCC 7108 encodes:
- a CDS encoding MFS transporter: MQELYKHLWWMAQMPVNAANVTPAQASVLTSGPRFFVALISGVILAFAFQLVLTNLSVAAGISYLGHPSESDEIESFGGTIRKIGTGVGIWTLVTVTVALLIASFLAVKLSLLILDPSLGAILGLVIWGSYFLLLVWVSTTTVGSLIGSVVNTATSGFQAIMGTATAALGAKAVNQQVVATAEAAASAVRREFGSTIAPASIRENIEDYIEKLRPPEIDISKIRGEFERLLNEPQFKAIANNPDLRNIDRQRFIDLVSSRTDLSKKEVNRIADALYKIWQQVVSTQAPSTDRVGELVDYLKSLPPGQTKTDELNAKLEQLIAETHATKETEQKPGFIQQTLSALTGVVLGRADLSDLDVEKILRTFGTARQKVIQQVTEQPYSPIRADIENYLGNTFAWQLSQERIAQEFRDVIYDPAADPGTIRRELEKISRQDFVNILQQRGLLTQTQISHIADQLVAVRDNVLVTVTAQEEREIVQDLQRRVESYLLVTPKADLTSEGIEKNFQPLLADSEADYQTLSRRLAQVQREQMAEILLARNDIQERELDPILDELEMQRDRTLGESLGLAQQAQHEAESLWLNVESYLRNTGKEELNPDAIRTDLKRLLDNPQAGIVAIGSRLSRFDRDTLVQLLSQRQDLSEEQVNQIIDAVEESWHSIRHTPQLVADKAKEQYDSVTTTIADYLRKTGKEELNPEGIQRDLTRLFENPQQGAVAIRRRLSHIDRDTLVKLLSQRQDLSEEQVNQIIDGVQTSIRNIVRAPRRLATRTQQRVQNFQAYLQEYLRLTGKEELNPEGIKRDLQLLLHDPRVGMESLSDRLSHFDRETIISLLKIREDMTDEDAARIADNIVLVRDQFVEQVRGIQRRIQDVIEGVFATIRNYLNSLDRPELNYDGITRDLRQLFDDPQAGFDALRDRLSSFNRDTLVALLSSREDISAEDANRIVEQIERTRNNVLQRAERLQHEAQHRLEQVKHQAQRQAEETRKAAANAAWWLFATAVVSGIAAALGGASAVVV, translated from the coding sequence ATGCAGGAACTGTACAAACATTTATGGTGGATGGCACAGATGCCTGTAAACGCTGCTAACGTCACACCAGCACAGGCATCGGTACTCACTTCCGGTCCCCGCTTTTTTGTGGCTTTAATTTCTGGTGTGATTCTCGCGTTCGCGTTCCAATTAGTTTTAACCAATCTCTCGGTTGCTGCTGGTATTTCATATTTGGGGCATCCATCAGAGTCAGATGAAATTGAAAGTTTCGGCGGCACTATTCGCAAAATTGGTACGGGGGTGGGGATTTGGACATTAGTCACAGTTACAGTAGCCTTATTAATCGCTAGTTTCTTGGCTGTGAAATTGAGTCTGTTGATTTTAGATCCCAGTTTAGGAGCAATTTTAGGATTGGTTATTTGGGGATCATACTTTTTATTACTGGTCTGGGTAAGTACTACTACGGTGGGTTCCTTGATTGGTTCAGTGGTGAATACAGCCACTTCTGGTTTTCAGGCGATTATGGGAACAGCTACGGCTGCACTCGGTGCTAAAGCTGTGAATCAGCAAGTGGTAGCAACGGCTGAAGCGGCTGCATCGGCTGTCAGGCGAGAATTTGGCAGTACCATTGCTCCAGCAAGTATTCGTGAGAATATAGAAGACTACATAGAAAAGCTACGTCCTCCAGAAATAGATATCTCTAAGATTCGGGGTGAATTTGAAAGGTTACTCAATGAACCACAATTTAAAGCGATCGCTAACAATCCTGACCTCCGCAACATTGACCGTCAGCGCTTTATCGATTTAGTTAGTAGTCGTACCGATTTATCTAAAAAAGAAGTTAACCGCATTGCTGATGCTTTATACAAAATTTGGCAACAGGTAGTAAGTACCCAAGCACCAAGCACAGACCGAGTGGGTGAGTTGGTGGATTATCTGAAATCACTTCCCCCAGGACAAACTAAAACAGATGAACTCAATGCTAAACTTGAGCAGCTAATTGCGGAAACCCACGCTACCAAAGAAACAGAACAAAAACCTGGTTTTATTCAACAGACACTTTCAGCACTGACGGGTGTGGTGTTGGGTCGGGCAGATTTATCAGATTTGGATGTGGAGAAAATTTTGCGTACCTTTGGTACTGCTAGACAAAAAGTAATTCAACAAGTTACAGAACAACCTTACAGCCCAATTCGTGCCGATATTGAAAACTACTTGGGTAACACCTTTGCTTGGCAACTAAGTCAGGAAAGAATTGCTCAAGAATTTCGAGATGTGATTTATGATCCTGCTGCTGACCCTGGTACAATCCGTAGGGAATTAGAGAAAATATCTCGCCAAGATTTTGTGAATATTCTCCAACAGCGGGGACTGTTGACGCAAACACAAATTAGCCATATTGCTGACCAATTGGTAGCTGTGCGGGATAATGTGTTAGTAACAGTAACTGCCCAGGAAGAAAGAGAAATTGTTCAAGATTTGCAACGACGAGTTGAAAGTTATCTGTTGGTGACTCCGAAAGCAGATTTGACATCAGAAGGAATTGAGAAGAATTTTCAACCGCTTTTGGCAGATTCAGAAGCAGATTATCAAACTCTATCCCGGCGACTGGCACAAGTTCAACGGGAACAAATGGCAGAAATTCTCCTAGCACGCAATGATATTCAAGAACGGGAATTAGATCCGATTTTGGATGAATTGGAAATGCAGCGCGATCGCACTTTGGGTGAATCTTTAGGACTGGCACAACAGGCACAACATGAAGCGGAAAGCCTCTGGCTCAATGTTGAGTCATATCTGCGTAATACAGGTAAAGAAGAATTAAATCCTGATGCTATTCGCACCGACCTCAAAAGACTGTTGGATAACCCCCAAGCGGGAATCGTGGCAATTGGTTCTCGGTTGTCTCGCTTTGACAGAGATACTTTGGTGCAATTGTTGAGTCAGCGCCAAGATTTATCTGAAGAACAAGTTAATCAAATTATTGATGCGGTTGAGGAATCATGGCATAGCATCCGTCATACACCGCAACTGGTGGCAGACAAAGCAAAAGAACAATATGACTCTGTTACTACCACGATTGCAGATTACCTGCGAAAGACTGGTAAAGAGGAATTGAATCCTGAAGGAATTCAGCGGGATTTGACGAGATTGTTTGAAAATCCGCAACAGGGTGCTGTGGCAATTCGTCGCCGCTTATCACATATTGACAGAGATACTTTGGTCAAGTTGCTGAGTCAACGTCAAGATTTGAGTGAGGAACAAGTTAATCAAATTATTGATGGTGTGCAGACATCCATTCGGAACATTGTCCGTGCGCCACGTCGTCTTGCAACCCGGACACAGCAAAGAGTGCAAAATTTCCAAGCTTATCTGCAAGAGTATTTACGGCTGACTGGGAAGGAAGAATTGAACCCAGAAGGGATCAAGCGGGATTTGCAATTATTGTTGCATGATCCACGAGTGGGAATGGAAAGTTTGAGCGATCGCCTTTCGCATTTTGACCGAGAAACAATTATCTCCCTGCTGAAAATTCGGGAAGACATGACGGATGAAGATGCTGCTCGGATTGCGGATAATATTGTCCTTGTGCGTGACCAATTTGTGGAACAGGTACGGGGAATCCAAAGACGGATTCAAGATGTGATTGAGGGCGTTTTTGCCACTATTCGTAATTATCTCAATTCTCTAGATCGCCCAGAACTTAATTATGATGGCATTACCCGTGATCTCCGCCAATTGTTTGATGATCCCCAAGCCGGATTTGATGCCTTGCGCGATCGCCTTTCATCTTTTAACAGAGATACCTTGGTAGCCCTCTTGAGTTCCCGTGAGGATATCTCAGCAGAAGATGCCAACCGCATTGTTGAGCAAATTGAACGTACCCGGAATAATGTATTACAACGAGCCGAACGCCTACAGCACGAAGCCCAACACCGCCTAGAACAGGTGAAACACCAAGCCCAGCGCCAAGCCGAGGAAACGCGCAAAGCTGCCGCCAATGCTGCTTGGTGGTTGTTTGCAACAGCAGTTGTTTCCGGTATTGCTGCGGCTTTAGGAGGTGCCAGTGCTGTAGTGGTCTAA
- a CDS encoding pentapeptide repeat-containing protein yields MYWRQGLALLLGVIIWCVTFPALADWSHPLSFSNAELGRQDFSGQSLQAAEFSNANLEMTNFTGADLRGAVLSASVMTKANLHGANLTNAMINEVKLNGADLSDAILLEALLLRSVFTDVNITGADFTDAILDRAQIKELCAEASGINSQTGVETRESLGCR; encoded by the coding sequence ATGTATTGGCGACAAGGGTTAGCATTACTTTTAGGAGTGATTATATGGTGTGTGACATTTCCAGCACTAGCCGACTGGAGTCACCCCCTATCATTTAGCAATGCAGAGTTAGGAAGACAAGATTTTTCGGGACAAAGTTTGCAAGCTGCGGAGTTTTCTAACGCTAACTTAGAGATGACTAATTTTACAGGTGCTGACTTGCGGGGAGCAGTTTTGAGTGCTTCAGTCATGACAAAAGCAAATTTACATGGAGCAAATTTAACTAATGCAATGATTAATGAAGTAAAATTGAATGGTGCTGATCTCAGTGATGCAATTTTGTTAGAAGCGCTTTTGCTCCGTTCCGTCTTTACTGATGTTAACATCACAGGTGCAGATTTTACGGATGCTATTTTAGATAGAGCGCAAATTAAAGAGCTATGTGCAGAAGCCAGTGGAATAAATTCCCAAACTGGTGTAGAAACTCGTGAGTCGTTAGGATGTCGATAA
- a CDS encoding 5-(carboxyamino)imidazole ribonucleotide synthase — protein sequence MSIKLGIIGGGQLAWMMGDAAKKLGVELIVQTPNQDDPAVSIAQKTVFAAVDDAAATEILASKCNIITFENEFVNLDALYLLEKQGVCFRPRLAALSPLLDKYHQRCYLQDLGLPVPQFFALENPEDIQTKIENWDFPIVLKARRHGYDGQGTFVVHDVANLLTVVNQNSTQLLVEEFVPFAKELAIIAARSVNGEIITYPVVETQQEQQVCRRVIAPADITPQQAAEIQAIAHTLLNSLQAVGVFGIELFITANGKILVNEIAPRTHNSGHFSLDACETSQFEQHLRAVCGLPLEDTQLNCSSAVMVNLLGYENSHSSYQNQRQHLAKIPHSHLHWYGKTESRPGRKLGHITVLLQQQNQHTALDIIDKIESIWYP from the coding sequence ATGTCGATAAAACTTGGTATAATTGGTGGTGGACAACTCGCTTGGATGATGGGAGATGCAGCCAAGAAGCTAGGAGTAGAATTAATAGTACAAACTCCTAATCAAGATGATCCTGCTGTATCTATTGCTCAAAAAACGGTTTTTGCCGCAGTTGATGATGCAGCAGCAACGGAAATTTTAGCTTCAAAATGCAATATTATTACTTTTGAAAACGAGTTTGTCAATTTAGATGCTTTATATTTATTAGAGAAACAAGGTGTGTGCTTTCGTCCCAGATTAGCAGCTTTATCTCCTCTATTAGATAAATATCATCAACGTTGCTATTTACAGGATTTAGGATTACCAGTTCCGCAGTTTTTCGCTTTGGAAAATCCAGAAGATATTCAAACTAAAATAGAAAATTGGGATTTTCCTATTGTTCTCAAAGCTAGACGACATGGTTATGATGGACAGGGAACTTTTGTAGTTCATGATGTAGCTAATTTGTTAACAGTAGTAAATCAAAATAGTACACAGTTATTAGTAGAAGAATTTGTCCCTTTTGCCAAAGAATTAGCTATAATTGCGGCGCGTTCTGTAAATGGGGAAATTATCACTTACCCAGTTGTGGAAACTCAACAAGAACAACAGGTATGTCGAAGAGTAATTGCTCCAGCAGATATTACACCCCAACAAGCGGCAGAAATTCAAGCGATCGCACATACACTATTAAATAGTCTCCAAGCTGTGGGAGTTTTTGGCATTGAGTTATTTATCACCGCCAATGGTAAAATTTTAGTAAATGAAATTGCACCACGTACCCACAATTCTGGGCATTTTTCCTTAGATGCTTGTGAAACTTCTCAATTTGAGCAACACCTGAGAGCAGTTTGTGGTTTGCCTTTAGAAGATACCCAGTTAAACTGTAGCAGCGCAGTTATGGTAAACCTTTTGGGGTATGAAAACTCACACAGTAGCTATCAAAATCAGCGCCAACATCTAGCAAAGATTCCCCACTCTCACTTACACTGGTACGGAAAAACAGAATCTCGTCCAGGACGTAAACTCGGACATATTACAGTCTTATTACAGCAACAAAACCAACATACAGCGCTCGATATCATAGACAAAATAGAATCTATCTGGTACCCTTGA
- a CDS encoding pitrilysin family protein: MFPASVFHLDNGLTFIHQEISTTPVVAADVWVRAGATLEPEHWFGMAHFLEHMIFKGTAILSPGEFDYNIEKMGGVSNAATSHDYAHYSLTTAASYLADTLPNLGELLLKAAISDDEFIRERDVVLEEIRACADDPDAIGFESLLKNVYQNHAYGRSVLGTEQELMQHSPEAMRCFHRSHYQPENMTVVIVGGIAQEPAWEIVNQSFANFSDRSNCPRSEKIVAPAITGIRRQELILPRLEQARLMMAWTAPGVEQLRDAHGLDFLSVLLAEGRTSRLVHDLREEKQLVQAICSDFSLQQESSLLTITAWLEPEYLERVEYLICHHLHNLQTTAISETELNRIRRILCNEYAFSTETPNQLSSLYGYYNTISQAELAVTYPQKIQSFNAQELQKLAQQYISPQNYAVTILKPY; this comes from the coding sequence GTGTTCCCAGCTTCGGTTTTTCACCTAGACAACGGTTTAACATTTATTCATCAGGAGATATCCACTACCCCTGTAGTGGCAGCTGATGTTTGGGTTCGTGCTGGAGCCACTTTGGAACCAGAGCATTGGTTTGGAATGGCACACTTTTTAGAACACATGATTTTTAAAGGTACAGCAATATTATCACCAGGGGAATTCGATTATAACATTGAAAAAATGGGTGGTGTGAGTAATGCAGCTACGAGTCATGATTATGCCCATTACTCTCTCACCACTGCTGCCTCTTATCTAGCAGATACCTTACCCAACTTAGGGGAACTGTTGCTCAAGGCCGCAATTAGCGATGATGAATTTATCCGTGAACGAGATGTAGTGTTAGAAGAAATTCGCGCTTGCGCTGATGATCCTGATGCAATAGGATTTGAATCGCTACTCAAAAACGTCTATCAAAATCACGCTTATGGACGTTCTGTGTTGGGTACAGAGCAAGAATTGATGCAGCATTCACCAGAAGCAATGCGTTGTTTTCATCGTTCCCACTACCAACCTGAAAATATGACAGTAGTAATTGTGGGAGGAATTGCTCAAGAACCAGCTTGGGAAATTGTCAATCAATCATTTGCCAATTTTAGCGATCGCTCTAATTGTCCCCGATCTGAGAAAATAGTAGCACCAGCAATTACAGGGATACGCCGTCAAGAATTGATTTTACCAAGACTAGAGCAAGCTAGGTTAATGATGGCATGGACAGCACCAGGAGTAGAACAACTTCGGGACGCACATGGTTTAGATTTCCTTTCCGTGTTACTAGCAGAAGGAAGAACTTCGCGCTTAGTCCATGATTTACGAGAAGAAAAGCAACTGGTACAGGCAATTTGTAGTGACTTTTCTTTACAACAAGAATCGAGTTTATTGACAATTACCGCCTGGTTAGAACCAGAATATTTAGAACGAGTAGAGTATTTAATCTGCCATCATTTGCATAACTTACAAACTACAGCTATTAGCGAAACAGAGCTGAATCGTATCCGAAGAATACTCTGTAATGAGTATGCCTTTTCTACGGAAACACCAAATCAACTTTCCAGTCTTTATGGCTACTACAATACTATCTCCCAAGCAGAATTAGCTGTTACCTACCCCCAGAAAATTCAATCATTTAACGCTCAAGAACTGCAAAAATTGGCGCAGCAGTATATTTCCCCCCAGAATTATGCAGTGACAATTCTGAAGCCATATTAG
- a CDS encoding pitrilysin family protein encodes MPTIDNSNSTIHRTTLANGIVVLVAENQAADIIAGRVFVRAGSCYENREQAGLAHLLSAVMTKGCDGLSSLEIAEKVESVGASLSTDAGTDYFVLSLKTVTADFAEILTLSGLLLRSPTFPETQVELEKRLAVQDIRSQKEQPFSVAFEQMRQAMYQEHPYSMSVLGTEKTISSITGADLIQFHQTHFRPDNVVISIAGRITPSAALDLVAKVFGDWISPSEPRHILDLPAIPVKPQLCLKPLNTQQSIVMLGYMGPSVSAPGYAALKLLSTYLGNGLSSRLFVELREKRGLAYEVSAIYSTRLFPASFVVYMGTAPENTNIALQGLRQEVERLCSAELSDEELQTAKNKILGQYALGKQTNGQIAQIYGWYEILGLGIEFDQEFPKLINKVTPKLAMTAANRYLQEPYLSLVGQEEAIQSVNI; translated from the coding sequence ATGCCAACTATAGATAATTCTAATTCCACTATCCATCGCACCACATTAGCCAATGGCATTGTTGTCTTAGTGGCAGAAAATCAAGCTGCCGATATTATAGCGGGACGAGTTTTTGTGCGTGCTGGTAGTTGTTATGAAAATCGAGAGCAAGCTGGGTTAGCACATTTACTATCAGCTGTAATGACAAAAGGCTGTGATGGTTTATCTAGCTTAGAAATTGCCGAAAAAGTCGAGTCGGTAGGTGCAAGTTTAAGCACAGACGCAGGAACTGATTATTTTGTGCTGTCTTTAAAAACAGTAACTGCCGACTTTGCAGAAATTTTAACATTATCGGGGTTGTTATTGCGATCGCCTACATTTCCCGAAACCCAAGTAGAACTAGAAAAGCGATTAGCAGTACAAGATATTCGCTCCCAAAAAGAGCAGCCCTTTAGTGTGGCTTTTGAGCAAATGCGACAAGCAATGTACCAAGAACATCCATACTCAATGTCCGTTTTAGGTACTGAAAAAACTATTAGCAGCATCACTGGTGCAGACTTAATCCAGTTTCACCAAACTCATTTTCGTCCAGATAACGTAGTCATTAGTATTGCTGGACGTATTACACCCTCAGCAGCACTAGATTTAGTCGCAAAAGTTTTTGGGGACTGGATTTCTCCATCTGAACCACGTCATATACTAGATTTACCAGCAATTCCCGTCAAACCCCAGTTATGTCTTAAACCCTTAAATACTCAGCAATCAATCGTCATGCTGGGTTATATGGGTCCATCGGTGAGCGCTCCAGGATATGCAGCACTTAAATTATTATCTACCTACCTCGGCAATGGTCTTTCCAGCCGCTTGTTTGTAGAATTACGAGAAAAAAGAGGTTTAGCTTACGAAGTCTCTGCCATTTACTCTACACGGCTCTTTCCCGCCTCATTTGTGGTTTATATGGGTACAGCCCCAGAAAATACTAATATCGCTCTCCAAGGACTACGCCAGGAAGTAGAACGATTATGTAGTGCTGAACTATCGGACGAAGAACTACAAACAGCTAAAAATAAAATTCTTGGTCAGTATGCCCTGGGTAAACAAACTAACGGTCAAATTGCTCAAATATATGGCTGGTACGAAATTTTAGGCTTAGGAATTGAATTTGACCAAGAATTCCCAAAACTGATTAATAAAGTCACTCCTAAATTAGCAATGACAGCCGCTAATCGGTATTTACAGGAACCATATTTATCTTTAGTTGGTCAAGAAGAAGCAATTCAATCAGTTAATATTTAA
- a CDS encoding peptidoglycan-binding protein — protein MLYYLLLFIATPVLIGSSVMVSIAAPVKIAQVNAVGNINRPTLKIGSQGERVSELQAALKLLGFYTGVVDGIYQEGTARAVSQFKQAAGLNADGITDAMTWQKLFPNVSPVAATISSSPPQPTAVNSLTVPTQTTGSPRINNTSPPRPTVRNQPNPNFQPTPRNQQNPSIQYTSEGWAILRLGNRGSEVIKLQKLLQNLGFLKGSIDGDFGATTEAAVKAAQIRYGLQPDGIVGGATWEAFLRRLPQQR, from the coding sequence ATGTTGTATTACTTACTTTTATTCATTGCCACACCTGTGCTAATTGGCTCCTCAGTCATGGTATCAATAGCAGCACCAGTCAAAATTGCCCAAGTCAACGCAGTCGGTAACATCAACCGCCCTACCCTGAAAATTGGTAGCCAAGGTGAACGTGTTTCCGAACTTCAAGCCGCCCTGAAACTACTGGGTTTTTATACAGGGGTAGTCGATGGTATTTATCAAGAAGGCACAGCTAGGGCTGTTTCTCAATTTAAACAAGCAGCTGGCTTAAATGCAGATGGTATTACCGATGCTATGACTTGGCAAAAACTTTTCCCCAATGTCTCGCCGGTTGCTGCCACTATTTCTTCTTCTCCACCGCAACCCACCGCAGTAAATAGTTTAACCGTTCCTACCCAAACCACTGGAAGCCCCAGAATCAACAACACATCTCCACCAAGACCAACTGTCCGTAATCAGCCTAATCCAAATTTTCAGCCCACTCCGCGAAATCAGCAAAATCCTAGTATTCAATACACCTCAGAAGGGTGGGCAATTTTGCGTTTAGGTAATCGTGGTTCAGAAGTGATAAAGTTACAAAAACTACTCCAAAATCTGGGCTTTTTGAAAGGTAGTATAGATGGAGACTTTGGTGCCACAACCGAAGCGGCTGTAAAAGCTGCTCAAATCCGGTATGGGTTACAACCGGATGGAATAGTTGGTGGTGCTACTTGGGAGGCTTTTTTACGCCGATTACCCCAACAACGTTAG
- a CDS encoding phage holin family protein, with the protein MKHFLLTWLGTAIALLITAKIVPGFIIKTFVAALVAAIVIGLVNAIIRPVLSLLAFPITLITFGLFTFVINALTLWLASSLTPGSHFIIQGFVPAFFGSIVLAVVSSIINYFLRVVD; encoded by the coding sequence ATGAAACACTTTTTATTAACTTGGCTTGGTACTGCGATCGCCTTATTAATTACAGCTAAAATTGTTCCTGGATTCATTATCAAAACTTTTGTAGCTGCCTTAGTTGCTGCTATTGTCATTGGTTTGGTAAATGCCATTATTCGCCCAGTTTTAAGTTTGTTAGCATTTCCCATCACCTTAATTACCTTTGGATTATTTACATTTGTAATCAATGCTTTAACTCTTTGGTTGGCAAGTTCTTTAACTCCAGGTTCTCATTTTATAATTCAGGGTTTTGTCCCAGCTTTTTTTGGTTCAATTGTGCTGGCAGTTGTTTCTAGCATCATTAACTATTTTCTGCGAGTCGTTGATTGA
- a CDS encoding cobalamin biosynthesis protein: MQVDLSLIQVLWIGIGCQKGISSLLINTAIENIFRENQLSQCEISGIATIESKAAEIGLKDFCRVYNLPLKTFSAEKLASVCVPNPSKFVKERMGTLSVAEASAILAAGEITSIGVGLLIPKQIFRLPGEVGTVTIAIACPNCNLETWIYYTKNG; this comes from the coding sequence ATGCAAGTAGATTTGTCATTGATACAAGTTTTATGGATAGGTATTGGTTGTCAAAAAGGGATTTCATCGCTGTTAATTAACACTGCAATTGAGAATATTTTTCGAGAAAATCAACTTAGCCAATGTGAGATTTCAGGTATTGCTACTATTGAATCTAAAGCTGCTGAAATTGGTTTAAAAGACTTTTGTCGGGTGTATAATTTGCCTCTAAAAACTTTCTCAGCAGAAAAGCTGGCTAGTGTTTGTGTTCCTAACCCTAGTAAATTTGTTAAAGAAAGAATGGGAACGCTGAGTGTCGCTGAAGCATCTGCTATTCTTGCTGCTGGTGAAATTACTTCTATAGGTGTGGGGTTATTAATTCCTAAGCAAATTTTTCGCTTACCAGGGGAAGTGGGAACAGTGACAATAGCTATTGCCTGCCCAAACTGTAATTTAGAAACGTGGATTTATTATACTAAAAACGGTTAA
- a CDS encoding ankyrin repeat domain-containing protein → MTENKDNLLLKAAKSGDIKSLYELLATGVEVDVCDRHGTTALMFAANLGYAEIVRSLLDFGANLNLPRKTYGLTALMLAASSNQLDIVKLLISRGADVNAINEDGSTALMAAAVKGHLDVVQILLAAGAKANITDKDNDTALKLAIKHNWTEVVKAISQNSSVVNIPDAEGETPLMTAVDLGYLEIVQTLLLNGADANLKNHDGGTALLAAAAIGNSNIVAALLDGGAKINHQDKEGETALHCAVVEGYLDVVQILLQRGADVQIRNHLGDTPLLVGAFQGHSEIVAALLHSGADMDKKNFGEVALTLAVSQGHTETVKTLLDYGANINAVADDGKTAVVKAIASNHPEVFKLLLATGADVNFQDSSGATALMWAAAEGYSQAVQMLLASGADVNLRNKGGYTALMIAEFNNYQGIVRILRLAGAQE, encoded by the coding sequence ATGACTGAAAACAAAGATAATCTCCTACTAAAAGCTGCCAAAAGTGGCGATATCAAGAGTCTATATGAGTTACTGGCTACTGGTGTTGAGGTAGATGTGTGCGATCGCCATGGTACGACTGCATTAATGTTTGCGGCGAATTTAGGTTATGCAGAAATAGTGCGATCGCTTCTAGATTTTGGCGCTAATCTCAACTTACCCAGAAAAACCTATGGGTTGACGGCGTTAATGTTGGCAGCTAGTAGCAATCAACTCGATATTGTTAAGCTGTTAATATCCAGAGGTGCAGATGTAAATGCTATTAATGAAGATGGTAGCACCGCTTTAATGGCAGCAGCAGTCAAAGGTCATCTCGATGTGGTGCAAATCTTATTGGCTGCGGGTGCTAAGGCAAATATTACCGATAAAGATAATGATACTGCTTTAAAACTAGCAATCAAGCACAACTGGACAGAAGTTGTCAAAGCCATATCACAAAATAGCTCCGTTGTCAATATCCCAGATGCAGAAGGTGAGACACCTTTAATGACAGCGGTAGATTTGGGATATTTAGAAATTGTGCAAACACTCTTGTTAAACGGGGCTGATGCTAATTTAAAAAATCATGATGGTGGTACTGCACTGTTAGCTGCTGCTGCCATAGGCAACAGTAATATTGTTGCAGCTTTGTTAGATGGAGGTGCAAAAATTAATCACCAAGATAAAGAAGGTGAAACAGCCCTGCATTGTGCTGTTGTCGAAGGCTACCTTGATGTAGTGCAAATATTACTCCAACGAGGTGCAGATGTCCAAATTAGAAATCATCTTGGTGATACACCCCTACTTGTAGGCGCATTCCAGGGACACAGCGAAATAGTTGCAGCTTTGTTGCATTCTGGGGCTGATATGGATAAAAAAAACTTTGGTGAAGTTGCCCTCACATTAGCAGTATCTCAAGGACACACCGAAACAGTAAAAACCCTACTTGACTATGGTGCTAATATCAATGCTGTGGCAGATGACGGTAAAACGGCTGTAGTCAAAGCCATAGCCAGCAACCATCCAGAAGTCTTCAAACTGCTGTTAGCAACAGGGGCAGATGTGAATTTTCAAGATTCATCTGGGGCAACAGCTTTAATGTGGGCAGCCGCAGAAGGTTATAGTCAAGCTGTGCAGATGTTACTTGCATCTGGGGCGGATGTGAATTTAAGAAATAAAGGTGGTTATACAGCTTTAATGATTGCCGAATTTAATAACTATCAGGGAATTGTGCGGATTTTAAGACTAGCTGGGGCGCAAGAGTAA
- a CDS encoding DUF4079 domain-containing protein yields MSLELSPAVKYGLNFFHPVIMWILLALSLYAAYLGLQVQRTRNAKGEEKKELIQGKYTIKHYQIGSILLALMVAGSIGGMAVTYINNGKLFFGPHLLAGLSMTGLIAFSASLSPFMQKGANWARVTHILLNFGILGLFIWQAISGVEIVQKILTQA; encoded by the coding sequence ATGAGCCTCGAACTTTCTCCAGCAGTAAAATATGGTTTGAATTTCTTTCACCCAGTGATCATGTGGATACTACTAGCACTTTCACTGTATGCTGCCTACTTGGGTCTGCAAGTACAGCGTACCAGAAATGCTAAGGGCGAAGAAAAGAAAGAACTCATTCAAGGCAAATATACAATTAAGCACTACCAAATCGGCTCTATTCTTTTAGCTTTGATGGTAGCAGGTTCAATTGGTGGCATGGCTGTCACCTACATCAATAACGGTAAATTGTTTTTTGGTCCACACCTATTAGCCGGTCTGAGTATGACAGGTTTGATAGCATTTTCTGCCTCCCTCTCCCCCTTTATGCAAAAAGGAGCAAATTGGGCGCGTGTAACTCATATTTTGCTTAATTTCGGTATTTTAGGGCTTTTTATTTGGCAGGCTATATCTGGCGTAGAAATCGTCCAAAAAATTCTCACTCAAGCATAG